The DNA region gaattaaaggcatgtgccatcactaccTGGCAAATAGTAAGtactttttaaagaagtattttaagaagtaaatacctttttttttttccagagctgaggaacgaacccagggccttgtgcttgttaggcaagcgctctacaactgagctaaatccccaaccctagaagtaaatacttttaacaacaacaaaaaaggacacacagaacTATGGAGGCTTTGAAGAGCCACCCAGTATGTTTGTGTAATCTCTGTCCTGTACTGAAGGGTCCAGCTCACCAGGAATTCAGAAGGTGCTTGTTCAAGCCCTACCCTGTTAAACTTCAGTGGTAGATGTGTCCTGACTTCAAAGTCTCCCAGATCTAGGCATCAGGAAGTCAAGGTAATGGACCAGGTTCTAGGAGAGCACGGAAGAGGGAGCCAGACACTCTCCGGTGCTGCACTCCATGAGACCCTGGGCAGAGCACTTCATCCTCTAGCTCAGATTCCCCACCTGTAAAACTGGAGTTATCTATCCCCCGACTGTGATATATTGGGATGAACCATAGAAAAGTTAGTCAAGGCAGGTGTTAGCAAACCAAACAGGACTGTGTACATAAAGGATTGAGAAAAACAGCTATCCTTAGAGTTCCAGGAAAACTGACTCAGGTAGACTCGGGGCTAGGGTGGTCAATCCCTGGGTTTACCCACCAACATCTCACGTCTAGGATTGTCTTCTAGTTCTGGAACAATCAAGATTCCTGAAGGGTTATTTCTGTCTTCCTGTCACTGAGTAAAGAGTTCTGGAAAGGACCCAAAATCTGCCAAGGGTCAACTCACtcagatttcttcttctttttcttatttcctttctctctttgtctctctgtctctgtctctctgtctctgcctctctctttgtctctctgtctctgtctctctgtctctgcctctctctctttgtctctctgtctctgcctctctctttgtctctctgtctctgtctctctgtctctgcctctctttgtctctgtctctgtctctctgtctctgcctctctctttgtctctctgtctctgtctctctccctctccccccccctccatttatctatttattttttgtaacaGACTTGCCAGAGTCATATGATTTATCCCCCCCCCCCTAACAGGCCAGGCCAACCCGCCTCGGGGCGGGATGTTGCAACCGCAGCGAGAACGCCGGCTCAGCTGGGCGGCCACCACGTGACCCGCGTACTTAAAGGGCTGGCGCGGGCAGCTGCTCGCTCACGGTCGCCAGTCGCCTCTAGAGTTTCCGCATACAACTCGTGAGTGGAGCCTGCTGGAGCAGAGCCATCTCGAGCATAGCCCGGAGCCTGAATCGAGCAGAGCCAGACTGAACTATCCCTGTCCGGTGATGGAGCGTCCACAGCCCGACAGGCAAGCGGCTGCGTGGGGACGGGAACTGTGTGGCTGGTGTCCCTTGTCCTGCCTGGGAATGCAGGCTGCGGGGCCAGGGGACGAGTTACCGCCCAGCCTACCTGTAGCCATGGGCagctggaaggagaaaatgattcACTCCTCTGACACGCTGGAGGTGACGGGATGGGAGTGTCTTGTAGTATCCAGGTTTGAGGGATGGTGAACACACTGCTGAGTCCTGGATCCTGGACTCACTATTCTAGGGGGTGGAGAGCTTGGTGGCGCTCTCTTGGTGGCGCGGAGTGGTCACTTATCAATTTCCAACCTCAGAGGATTTGTAAGATGCAGGGAGGCAGCAGTAGCAGAACTACAGGATGTTGAAGttggggtgttttttgtttgggaAGGCAGGGGAAAgagagttttttgtttctttttttgttttgtttttgagacagggtctatgtagtcctggaagTCTGGAACTCCCTACGTAGGTCAAGTTGGCCTTGATTCCAGTTCGCTTCCCTTAGCTTCCCTTAGAGTACGAGGCTGAACTGCTCCACTACCACACttggtttctcttcctcctcctcctcctcctcctcctcctNNNNNNNNNNNNNNNNNNNNNNNNNNNNNNNNNNNNNNNNNNNNNNNNNNNNNNNNNNNNNNNNNNNNNNNNNNNNNNNNNNNNNNNNNNNNNNNNNNNNNNNNNNNNNNNNNNNNNNNNNNNNNNNNNNNNNNgtagaccaggctgacctcgaactcagaaatatgcctgcctctgcctcccaagtgctgggattaaaggcctgcgccaccactgcccggcttgtttgaCTTTTTGAGATAGTTCCTCTTTGTAGCCCTCGgatgtcttggaattcactctgtagttcaggctggcccagaactccaaaatctgccgccccagtgctgagattataggcgtgtgccacttCACCcagctctttgttgttgttgttgttgttgttgttaataaagccaatcttattttttttaagttttatttatttttttaaaaaagatttatttatttattttatatatatgagtacactatagctgtcttcagatacaccagaagaaggtgttagatcccattacagatggttgtgggccaccatgtggttgttgggaattgaactcaggacctctagaagagcagtcagtgctcttaatctctgagccatctctcccgccaccaatgttatttttatatttttatttaaagtgtttcgttacattttatttattgtgcatgTAGTGTGGCCACGTATGTGACACATTaaacttgtggaggtcagaggacttggAGAAGAGTCACTTCTCAGTCTCCCATGTGGGTTCCAAGAAAAATTGGCTTatcaagcatggtggcacatgcttttccTGGCAGAGCCCTCTCACACTGCCTAATCCTCACCCCTGACTTAGCAATAAGGATCGAATTTAGGACTTCACACATTCTAGGCAGGCAGGCTCCCACTAAGGTACAGGTATCAGCACCTTTTTGATTTAAAGACAGTGCCTTactaagttgtccaggctggtctggaactctcaaATCCTCCTGCTGCAGAACTTCTCTGAATAAAGCTGGATTACAGAGACTATTTAATGCAGACACTTTGAGTAtagtgcgcgcgcgtgtgtgcgtgtgtgtgtgtgtgtgtgtgtgtgtgtgtgtgtgtgtgtgtgtaagttggatttggtggtttttttttgttttgtcttgctttgttctgAGACTCTTCCTAGGTAGCCTTGTGCTGAATCTTATTCACTatgtagatagaccaggctggcctcaaactaagagatctgccttcctctgcctcctgaatgctgtaattaaaggtgtgtaccatcacacccCACTGGTTGTAAATCAGTAActaaaggccgggcagtggtggcgcatgcctttaatcccagcccagaGGCTGGAGCTATTCTGCAGGTCTAATCATTCACAGGCATTCCCTGACCCTCTGCtgattctcctctcttcctccacagcATGCCCCAGGATTTGTCTGAGGCCTTGAAGGAGGCCACCAAGGAGGTACACATCCAGGCAGAGAATGCTGAGTTCATGAAGAACTTTCAGAAGGGTCAGGTGTCCAGAGAAGGCTTTAAGGTATGCGACATGTAGGTTGACCAGGGCATTGGGGTAGAGCAGGTATGTCTAGTGCTTAAGCCAATACTTTAATGGGGAGTTTGGAGCCAGGAATGATGAGGGCCTGTCCAAGGAAGTCATCTTATTCATGTTGACACTGTAGCTTAGAGAGGAAAGAACGTGATGCTGGTGGAGGAGCCAGTGCAGCAGGATGGTTAAATGGACATGTATTCTATGTTGGCCACTTTATATTCTTATCTCAACCTTGAGACGTACATAAGGGGAAGGCACAGAGAGGATAAGAGGCCACCCTGTCAGCTTTAGGTGGAgaagaccaaaaccaaacaaaaatggcCTAATTTCAGAGCCTGCGCTCTCAACCTGGttaacccagggcctcatacatgctggCTAGGTTCTCTACCACTGACCCACAATCCAAGCTCTTGGGTTAGTAGATGGGGTCTCAGTACACAGGTTAGGAACTCTCAATATTCCTGTGTCAGCCTCCTATTTCCaccacaggcatgtaccactacacccaAATCTCCTGACCCAATTTCAACTTGCCTCTGAAGGCAAGGAGAAGTTTGCCTTAGCCCTGCAGTATCCTGTCCGCACAGTGAGATTGGCTACCTCATTTAACTTCTCAAACCATCTTGCCTGAGAAATGGGGTTTCGACAGCCAGGCTTAAATGCACATTATATACAATAGACTCTGATTTTGCTGTTTCCTGCCAGTTGTGGAACTGATGCCAGTAGCAAACATCAGACACAGGGTAGAATACACTGACTGTGGGTGGGGAGTGGAGGGTGATGGGGACAGGAGGCCTTCCTTCCAGAAGGCAGTCGTGTAGGGTCTTCTAGGGACAAGTTGACTCTATTTTTCAGCTGGTGATGGCTTCCTTGTATCATATCTATTCGGCCCTGGAAGAGGAAATAGAGTACAACAAGCAGAACCCAGTCTATGCCCCACTCTACTTCCCTGAGGAGCTGCACCGAAAGGCTGCCCTGGAGCAGGACATGGCCTTCTGGTATGGGCCCCACTGGCAGGAAACCATTCCTTACACACCAGCCACACAGCACTATGTAGAGCGTCTGCACGAGGTGGGGCGCACTCATCCTGAGCTGCTGGTGGCCCACGCATATACCCGCTACCTGGGTGACCTCTCAGGGGGTCAGGTCCTGAAGAAGATTGCACAGAAGGCCATGGCCTTGCCCAGCTCTGGAGAAGGCCTGGCCTTTTTTACCTTCCCGAACATCGACAGCCCCACCAAGTTCAAACAGCTCTATCGTGCTCGCATGAACACTCTGGAGATGACACCTGAGGTCAAGCACAGGGTGACCGAAGAGGCTAAGACCGCCTTCCTGCTGAACATTGAGGTGAGCCCCACTGCTTCTTCAAGCCACACTCCAGTTAATGGGAGGGAGGGTCCCAGAGTCATAGTACAAAGGACTTGGGGCCAGGGTCCTGTTTTGCTGTTTACTAGCTGGGTGATTGTGGGCAAGTCTCTTCATCCTCAGTTTCTATATCTCCAAAATAGGGA from Mastomys coucha isolate ucsf_1 unplaced genomic scaffold, UCSF_Mcou_1 pScaffold22, whole genome shotgun sequence includes:
- the Hmox1 gene encoding heme oxygenase 1, whose translation is MERPQPDSMPQDLSEALKEATKEVHIQAENAEFMKNFQKGQVSREGFKLVMASLYHIYSALEEEIEYNKQNPVYAPLYFPEELHRKAALEQDMAFWYGPHWQETIPYTPATQHYVERLHEVGRTHPELLVAHAYTRYLGDLSGGQVLKKIAQKAMALPSSGEGLAFFTFPNIDSPTKFKQLYRARMNTLEMTPEVKHRVTEEAKTAFLLNIELFEELQVLLTEEHKDQSPSQTGSLRQRPANLVQDTTSAEAHRGKPPISTSSSQTPLLRWVLTLSFLLATVAVGIYAM